A genomic region of Xiphophorus couchianus chromosome 9, X_couchianus-1.0, whole genome shotgun sequence contains the following coding sequences:
- the LOC114151545 gene encoding zinc finger protein OZF-like isoform X3: MNQRGKALEADFNPKVLLYRLDVQQMLVVKEDAPEEHSLSFDLEGPKPLMPALSEEDEESFLFSHLRRHQMKDGEFPEDRCGAAGSTRNQGCADYSNSSETEVTEDQGDNDDDVNNQSFEELKHLPDSRPKAKDRRNDWKGSPSSRGSSVSVDKTKCFTANKNTDSMRKGQVEMTFRSGHNGKTCNRNLNSERHKRTNSEPNQFCCKLCGHTFGYKRNLDSHMRIHTGEKPFSCDVCSKMFSKKNNLTSHMRIHNGEKPFSCDVCSKMFSHKHHLTLHMRIHTGEKPFGCEVCSKVLGHKHHLTLHMRIHTGEKPLSCDVCSKMFSKKNTLTSHMRIHNGEKPFSCDVCSKMFSQKYNLTSHMRIHTGEKPFSCDVCLKVFSHKHYLTSHMIIHTGEKPFRCDICSKMFTQKNNLTLHMRIHNGDELFSCDFCSKMFSKKNNLISHMRVHTGEKPFSCDVCSKVFSHKHNLLSHARIHTGEKPFSCDVCLKMFSQKSNLTSHMRVHT, encoded by the exons ATGAACCAGCGGGGAAAAGCACTGGAGGCAGATTTCAACCCCAAAGTTCTTCTGTACAGATTAG ATGTTCAGCAGATGTTAGTGGTGAAAGAAGATGCTCCGGAAGAACACAGCCTGAGTTTTGACCTGGAGGGTCCAAAGCCCCTCATGCCAGCTTTAAGCGAAGAAGATGAAgagtcttttctgttttcacaccttCGTCGACACCAAATGAAAGATGGAGAATTTCCAGAAGACCGCTGTGGAGCTGCAGGATCCACTAGAAATCAAGGTTGTGCAGATTACTCCAACTCCTCAGAGACTGAAGTCACTGAGGACCAGggtgataatgatgatgatgtaaaCAATCAAAGCTTTGAAGAACTGAAGCACTTGCCAGATTCTAGGCCAAAAGCTAAAGACAGGAGAAATGACTGGAAGGGGAGCCCCTCAAGCAGAGGTTCTTCAGTCTCTGTGgataaaaccaaatgttttacagcaaataaaaacacagactcAATGAGAAAAGGTCAGGTAGAAATGACGTTTAGGTCTGGTCACAATGGTAAAACATGTAATAGAAATCTGAACTCAGAAAGACACAAGCGAACAAACTCAGAACCAAACCAGTTCTGTTGTAAGTTATGTGGACACACATTTGGCTACAAAAGAAATTTAGACTCACACATGAGAatccacactggagagaaaCCTTTCAGCTGCGAtgtttgttcaaaaatgtttagtaagaaaaataatttgaccTCACACATGAGAATCCACAATGGAGAGAAACCTTTTAGCTGTGATGTTTGCTCAAAAATGTTTAGTCACAAACATCATTTGACCTTACACATGAGAatccacactggagagaaaCCTTTCGGCTGCGAAGTTTGTTCGAAAGTGCTTGGTCACAAACATCATTTGACCTTACATATGAGAatccacactggagagaaaCCATTAAGCTGTGAtgtttgttcaaaaatgtttagtaa GAAAAATACTTTGACCTCACACATGAGAATCCACAATGGGGAGAAACCTTTTAGTTGCGATGTTTGTTCTAAAATGTTTagtcaaaaatataatttgaccTCTCATATGAGAatccacactggagagaaaCCCTTCAGCTGCGATGTTTGTTTGAAAGTGTTCAGCCACAAACATTATTTGACCTCACACATGATAatccacactggagagaaaCCGTTCAGATGCGATATCTGTTCGAAAATGTTTactcagaaaaataatttgaccTTACACATGAGAATCCACAACGGAGATGAACTTTTCAGCTGTGATTTTTGTTCGAAAATGTttagtaagaaaaataatttgatctCGCACATGAGAgtccacacaggagagaaacccTTCAGCTGCGATGTTTGCTCGAAAGTGTTTAGTCACAAACATAATTTGCTCTCACATGCAAGAATTCACACTGGAGAGAAACCTTTCAGCtgtgatgtttgtttgaaaatgtttagtcaGAAAAGTAATTTGACCTCACACATGAGAGTCCACACATGA
- the LOC114151545 gene encoding gastrula zinc finger protein XlCGF57.1-like isoform X1 produces the protein MNQRGKALEADFNPKVLLYRLDVQQMLVVKEDAPEEHSLSFDLEGPKPLMPALSEEDEESFLFSHLRRHQMKDGEFPEDRCGAAGSTRNQGCADYSNSSETEVTEDQGDNDDDVNNQSFEELKHLPDSRPKAKDRRNDWKGSPSSRGSSVSVDKTKCFTANKNTDSMRKGQVEMTFRSGHNGKTCNRNLNSERHKRTNSEPNQFCCKLCGHTFGYKRNLDSHMRIHTGEKPFSCDVCSKMFSKKNNLTSHMRIHNGEKPFSCDVCSKMFSHKHHLTLHMRIHTGEKPFGCEVCSKVLGHKHHLTLHMRIHTGEKPLSCDVCSKMFSKKNNLTSHMKIHTGEKNFSCEVCSKMFSRKNTLTSHMRIHNGEKPFSCDVCSKMFSQKYNLTSHMRIHTGEKPFSCDVCLKVFSHKHYLTSHMIIHTGEKPFRCDICSKMFTQKNNLTLHMRIHNGDELFSCDFCSKMFSKKNNLISHMRVHTGEKPFSCDVCSKVFSHKHNLLSHARIHTGEKPFSCDVCLKMFSQKSNLTSHMRVHT, from the exons ATGAACCAGCGGGGAAAAGCACTGGAGGCAGATTTCAACCCCAAAGTTCTTCTGTACAGATTAG ATGTTCAGCAGATGTTAGTGGTGAAAGAAGATGCTCCGGAAGAACACAGCCTGAGTTTTGACCTGGAGGGTCCAAAGCCCCTCATGCCAGCTTTAAGCGAAGAAGATGAAgagtcttttctgttttcacaccttCGTCGACACCAAATGAAAGATGGAGAATTTCCAGAAGACCGCTGTGGAGCTGCAGGATCCACTAGAAATCAAGGTTGTGCAGATTACTCCAACTCCTCAGAGACTGAAGTCACTGAGGACCAGggtgataatgatgatgatgtaaaCAATCAAAGCTTTGAAGAACTGAAGCACTTGCCAGATTCTAGGCCAAAAGCTAAAGACAGGAGAAATGACTGGAAGGGGAGCCCCTCAAGCAGAGGTTCTTCAGTCTCTGTGgataaaaccaaatgttttacagcaaataaaaacacagactcAATGAGAAAAGGTCAGGTAGAAATGACGTTTAGGTCTGGTCACAATGGTAAAACATGTAATAGAAATCTGAACTCAGAAAGACACAAGCGAACAAACTCAGAACCAAACCAGTTCTGTTGTAAGTTATGTGGACACACATTTGGCTACAAAAGAAATTTAGACTCACACATGAGAatccacactggagagaaaCCTTTCAGCTGCGAtgtttgttcaaaaatgtttagtaagaaaaataatttgaccTCACACATGAGAATCCACAATGGAGAGAAACCTTTTAGCTGTGATGTTTGCTCAAAAATGTTTAGTCACAAACATCATTTGACCTTACACATGAGAatccacactggagagaaaCCTTTCGGCTGCGAAGTTTGTTCGAAAGTGCTTGGTCACAAACATCATTTGACCTTACATATGAGAatccacactggagagaaaCCATTAAGCTGTGAtgtttgttcaaaaatgtttagtaagaaaaacaatttgacctcacacatgaaaatccacacaggagagaaaaatTTCAGCTGCGAAGTTTGTTCGAAAATGTTTAGTAGGAAAAATACTTTGACCTCACACATGAGAATCCACAATGGGGAGAAACCTTTTAGTTGCGATGTTTGTTCTAAAATGTTTagtcaaaaatataatttgaccTCTCATATGAGAatccacactggagagaaaCCCTTCAGCTGCGATGTTTGTTTGAAAGTGTTCAGCCACAAACATTATTTGACCTCACACATGATAatccacactggagagaaaCCGTTCAGATGCGATATCTGTTCGAAAATGTTTactcagaaaaataatttgaccTTACACATGAGAATCCACAACGGAGATGAACTTTTCAGCTGTGATTTTTGTTCGAAAATGTttagtaagaaaaataatttgatctCGCACATGAGAgtccacacaggagagaaacccTTCAGCTGCGATGTTTGCTCGAAAGTGTTTAGTCACAAACATAATTTGCTCTCACATGCAAGAATTCACACTGGAGAGAAACCTTTCAGCtgtgatgtttgtttgaaaatgtttagtcaGAAAAGTAATTTGACCTCACACATGAGAGTCCACACATGA
- the LOC114151545 gene encoding gastrula zinc finger protein XlCGF57.1-like isoform X2, which produces MLVVKEDAPEEHSLSFDLEGPKPLMPALSEEDEESFLFSHLRRHQMKDGEFPEDRCGAAGSTRNQGCADYSNSSETEVTEDQGDNDDDVNNQSFEELKHLPDSRPKAKDRRNDWKGSPSSRGSSVSVDKTKCFTANKNTDSMRKGQVEMTFRSGHNGKTCNRNLNSERHKRTNSEPNQFCCKLCGHTFGYKRNLDSHMRIHTGEKPFSCDVCSKMFSKKNNLTSHMRIHNGEKPFSCDVCSKMFSHKHHLTLHMRIHTGEKPFGCEVCSKVLGHKHHLTLHMRIHTGEKPLSCDVCSKMFSKKNNLTSHMKIHTGEKNFSCEVCSKMFSRKNTLTSHMRIHNGEKPFSCDVCSKMFSQKYNLTSHMRIHTGEKPFSCDVCLKVFSHKHYLTSHMIIHTGEKPFRCDICSKMFTQKNNLTLHMRIHNGDELFSCDFCSKMFSKKNNLISHMRVHTGEKPFSCDVCSKVFSHKHNLLSHARIHTGEKPFSCDVCLKMFSQKSNLTSHMRVHT; this is translated from the coding sequence ATGTTAGTGGTGAAAGAAGATGCTCCGGAAGAACACAGCCTGAGTTTTGACCTGGAGGGTCCAAAGCCCCTCATGCCAGCTTTAAGCGAAGAAGATGAAgagtcttttctgttttcacaccttCGTCGACACCAAATGAAAGATGGAGAATTTCCAGAAGACCGCTGTGGAGCTGCAGGATCCACTAGAAATCAAGGTTGTGCAGATTACTCCAACTCCTCAGAGACTGAAGTCACTGAGGACCAGggtgataatgatgatgatgtaaaCAATCAAAGCTTTGAAGAACTGAAGCACTTGCCAGATTCTAGGCCAAAAGCTAAAGACAGGAGAAATGACTGGAAGGGGAGCCCCTCAAGCAGAGGTTCTTCAGTCTCTGTGgataaaaccaaatgttttacagcaaataaaaacacagactcAATGAGAAAAGGTCAGGTAGAAATGACGTTTAGGTCTGGTCACAATGGTAAAACATGTAATAGAAATCTGAACTCAGAAAGACACAAGCGAACAAACTCAGAACCAAACCAGTTCTGTTGTAAGTTATGTGGACACACATTTGGCTACAAAAGAAATTTAGACTCACACATGAGAatccacactggagagaaaCCTTTCAGCTGCGAtgtttgttcaaaaatgtttagtaagaaaaataatttgaccTCACACATGAGAATCCACAATGGAGAGAAACCTTTTAGCTGTGATGTTTGCTCAAAAATGTTTAGTCACAAACATCATTTGACCTTACACATGAGAatccacactggagagaaaCCTTTCGGCTGCGAAGTTTGTTCGAAAGTGCTTGGTCACAAACATCATTTGACCTTACATATGAGAatccacactggagagaaaCCATTAAGCTGTGAtgtttgttcaaaaatgtttagtaagaaaaacaatttgacctcacacatgaaaatccacacaggagagaaaaatTTCAGCTGCGAAGTTTGTTCGAAAATGTTTAGTAGGAAAAATACTTTGACCTCACACATGAGAATCCACAATGGGGAGAAACCTTTTAGTTGCGATGTTTGTTCTAAAATGTTTagtcaaaaatataatttgaccTCTCATATGAGAatccacactggagagaaaCCCTTCAGCTGCGATGTTTGTTTGAAAGTGTTCAGCCACAAACATTATTTGACCTCACACATGATAatccacactggagagaaaCCGTTCAGATGCGATATCTGTTCGAAAATGTTTactcagaaaaataatttgaccTTACACATGAGAATCCACAACGGAGATGAACTTTTCAGCTGTGATTTTTGTTCGAAAATGTttagtaagaaaaataatttgatctCGCACATGAGAgtccacacaggagagaaacccTTCAGCTGCGATGTTTGCTCGAAAGTGTTTAGTCACAAACATAATTTGCTCTCACATGCAAGAATTCACACTGGAGAGAAACCTTTCAGCtgtgatgtttgtttgaaaatgtttagtcaGAAAAGTAATTTGACCTCACACATGAGAGTCCACACATGA